Proteins co-encoded in one Salvelinus sp. IW2-2015 linkage group LG17, ASM291031v2, whole genome shotgun sequence genomic window:
- the LOC111976219 gene encoding NADH dehydrogenase [ubiquinone] 1 alpha subcomplex subunit 4-like 2 — protein sequence MFKIAIEHVKKHPGLIPQFFFILLGMGGASLYLVRLAKGPHVTWNKKNNPEPWNQLDPTYQYKFVAIDTDYKNLKKEGPQF from the exons ATGTTTAAAATAGCGATAGAACACGTAAAGAAGCATCCAGGG CTCATCCCCCAGTTCTTCTTCATCTTGTTGGGAATGGGAGGAGCCTCCTTGTATTTGGTCCGTCTTGCAAAGGGGCCCCATGTCAC CTGGAACAAGAAGAACAACCCTGAGCCGTGGAATCAGCTTGACCCTACCTACCAGTACAAG TTTGTGGCCATCGATACTGACTACAAGAACCTGAAGAAGGAGGGACCTCAATTCTGA
- the LOC111976496 gene encoding B-cell receptor CD22-like, translating into MALRAAGSVFGVFLLSVAGVLGQYGWDVTFTSTTICALKGLSVDVSCTYRYPSGHEIIETEWYKWWNVTVGYTYNIMEQPEFAGRVVYLGNNHSDCTLRITDLRENDTAEYCFGFKTNIHGWIYQKDLFISVTTYVTEGSWVILNCSTTCTLSDNPNPDYIWYKNGNPQHEYMSQNYSILSSDEDSYSCAVKGYEDHRSPAVCAVGQNCWRVIYAKRSICALKGSSVNISCTYTYPHGHIPKDTFWFTQGKSTKEPKDLKKDPNYLDRLEYHGNEDSDCTLRIKNLKDSDSAEYKFRLVTAEGKYISSPGVYLTVTYVLLEINPMSVSEGEMAKLTCTANCRLGDNTAFIWYKNRQAIPKSHNYSNSLHLCPVSSEDAGSYSCAVKGHEDLHSPEVTLTVRYKPKNISVSIGPSGEIVEGSSVILTCHSDADPPVQKYTWYKRNINIPKESRQIYSIINISPEDSGEYYCEAQNEMGAKNSTVRLIIVSGKQTSSINIAVGITVVALVLILLFSCLWFRKRAPKSTDTRDTAEDGQGGSSHLYETILRTAPTAAQNAYTDEKDVRIYANVHFSHPRNHEEPLYSTVQLPNPEKQDKVQYVALEFNRLGVATHPAAHAAKDPSAIYSTVNKPKTRTQEGTF; encoded by the exons ATGGCCCTGAGAGCAGCAGGAAGTGTGTTTGGGGTTTTTCTGTTATCTGTGGCAG GAGTACTGGGACAGTATGGCTGGGATGTGACTTTCACCAGTACAACAATATGTGCGTTGAAGGGATTATCAGTAGATGTTTCCTGCACTTACAGATATCCCAGTGGGCATGAGATCATAGAAACAGAATGGTATAAATGGTGGAACGTCACAGTGGGGTATACTTATAACATCATGGAACAACCAGAGTTTGCAGGTCGTGTTGTGTACCTTGGGAATAATCACAGTGACTGCACtctgagaatcacagacctgagagagaatgACACAGCGGAGTATTGCTTCGGATTTAAAACCAACATACACGGCTGGATATATCAGAAAGATTTATTCATTTCTGTGACTACCTATGTGACAGAGGGATCATGGGTGATACTGAATTGcagcaccacctgtactctgagtGACAACCCCAATCCTGACTACATCTGGTACAAAAATGGAAATCCTCAACATGAATATATGTCACAAAATTACAGTATCTTGAGTTCTGATGAagacagttactcctgtgctgtaaaaggtTACGAGGACCACcgctctcctgcagtgtgtgccGTGGGTCAGAACTGTTGGAGAGTGATTTACGCCAAAAGGAGTATCTGTGCCTTGAAGGGGTCATCAGTGAACATATCTTGCACTTACACATATCCCCATGGTCATATACCCAAAGACACATTCTGGTTTACTCAAGGAAAGTCTACAAAGGAGCCTAAAGATCTGAAGAAGGACCCAAACTATTTGGATCGTCTGGAGTACCATGGAAATGAGGACAGCGATTGCACCCTGAGAATCAAAAACCTTAAAGACAGTGACTCAGCTGAGTACAAATTCAGATTAGTAACTGCAGAAGGGAAATATATCAGTTCACCCGGTGTATACCTGACTGTCACATATGTCCTGTTGGAGATTAACCCTATGTCTGTCTCTGAGGGGGAAATGGCCAAACTGACATGTACAGCCAACTGTAGACTGGGTGACAACACAGCCTTCATTTGGTATAAGAACAGACAGGCTATACCAAAAAGCCACAACTACTCCAACAGCCTGCACCTGTGCCCAGTCAGCAGTGAGGATGCAGGCAGCTACTCCTGTGCTGTTAAAGGTCATGAGGATCTCCACTCTCCTGAAGTGACTCTAACTGTCAGATATAAACCAAAGAACATCTCAGTGTCAATCggtccctctggtgaaatagtggagggcagttcagtgatTCTGACCTGCCACAGTGATGCCGACCCACCAGTTCAGaaatacacctggtacaagaGGAACATTAACATACCAAAAGAATCCCGTCAGATCTATAGCATCATCAACATCAGCCCTGAGGACAGTGGAGAATATTACTGTGAGGCACAGAATGAAATGGGAGCTAAGAACTCCACAGTTAGATTGATCATTGTATCAGGAAAACAAACATCTAGTATTAACATAGCTGTAGGAATCACAGTTGTTGCTCTGGTTCTCATTCTCCTATTTAGCTGTCTGTGGTTCAGAAAGAGGGCTCCCAAATCAACTGACACACGGGACACAGCAGAGGATGGACAGGGAGGCTCTAGTCACCTGTACGAAACCATCTTGAGGACAGCCCCTACTGCAGCACAGAATGCGTACACAGATGAGAAGGACGTCAGGATCTATGCCAATGTCCACTTCTCTCACCCCAGAAACCATGAAGAACCTCTTTACTCCACTGTCCAACTGCCTAACCCTGAGAAACAGGATAAAGTCCAGTATGTTGCATTGGAATTCAATCGCCTAGGTGTTGCCACCCATCCTGCAGCACACGCAGCTAAAGATCCATCTGCAATCTATAGCACTGTCAACAAACCCAAAACCCGAACACAAGAAGGTACATTCTGA